One Malania oleifera isolate guangnan ecotype guangnan chromosome 10, ASM2987363v1, whole genome shotgun sequence genomic region harbors:
- the LOC131165480 gene encoding putative clathrin assembly protein At5g57200 codes for MGTFQSFRKAYGALKDSTKVGLAKVNSEFKELDIAIVKATNHVESPPKERHVRKIFAATAVVRPRADVAYCIHALSRRLSKTRSWIVAIKTLIVIHRTLREGDPTFREELLNYSNRGHVLQITNFKDESSPLAWDCSGWIRTYALFLEERLECFRILTYDIEAERLTKVSQGGTKVHSRTRLSSSEELLEQLPALQQLLYRLISCQPEGGAFNNYLIQYALALVLKESFKIYCAINDGIINLVDMFFDMTRHDAIKALNIYKRAGQQAENLADFYEFCKGLDLARSFQFPTLRQPPPSFLATMEEYIKEAPQIGSVSSRRLEYRERNQQPQKLEQPAHLESVKQVEEEVESEKELVDLVTEEPEAKSTEEADQPSPLISTTNTGDFLGLNEINPSAIELEESNAMALAIVPPGNDPPSSTTRGLNELVGSNSSGWELALVSTPSNNTTHLTESKLAGGFNKLLLDSLYDDEASRRQLQLQNAGYGYSGISMQQNPFDQRDPFLLSNNIAPPPNVQLAMMAQQQQQMMLYQPQLQQQQQQQQQQQQHHHHQMMMVPNQYQLPQYPQQQLQQLGSGNPFGDPFHSLPQSATSMPHGNHNLL; via the exons ATGGGCACATTTCAAAGTTTTAGGAAAGCGTATGGTGCACTTAAGGACTCTACCAAGGTTGGCCTTGCAAAGGTCAATAGCGAATTCAAG GAATTGGATATAGCGATCGTCAAAGCGACTAATCACGTAGAGTCTCCCCCAAAAGAACGACATGTAAGAA AAATCTTTGCCGCAACGGCAGTGGTTCGCCCACGAGCAGATGTAGCCTATTGCATTCATGCACTCTCGAGGAGATTGTCAAAGACAAGAAGCTGGATT GTTGCTATAAAGACGCTGATAGTTATTCATAGAACATTGAGAGAGGGCGATCCTACCTTTAGAGAGGAGCTCTTAAACTACTCAAATAGAGGACATGTTCTCCAAATAACAAACTTTAAAGATGAATCGAGCCCTCTTG CTTGGGATTGCTCCGGATGGATTCGAACATATGCACTGTTTTTGGAGGAGCGCCTGGAGTGCTTCAGGATTTTGACATATGACATTGAGGCAGAGCGTTTGACAAAGGTGTCACAAGGAGGAACGAAG GTGCATAGCAGGACACGACTTTCAAGTAGTGAAGAGCTTTTGGAACAACTTCCTGCATTGCAGCAGCTTCTCTACCGCCTTATTAGTTGCCAG CCTGAAGGAGGGGCTTTCAACAACTATCTAATTCAATATGCCTTGGCTTTG GTATTGAAGGAGAGCTTTAAAATATATTGTGCTATCAATGATGGGATTATCAATCTTGTGGACATG TTCTTTGACATGACAAGACATGATGCAATTAAAGCTCTCAATATCTACAAAAGGGCTGGCCAACAG GCTGAAAATCTTGCCGACTTTTATGAATTCTGCAAAGGTTTGGACCTAGCTAGGAGCTTTCAATTTCCAACATTGAGACAG CCACCCCCTTCATTTCTCGCAACAATGGAAGAATATATAAAAGAAGCACCTCAAATCGGTTCTGTTTCAAGTAGGAGATTG GAATATCGAGAGCGAAATCAACAGCCTCAAAAACTCGAACAACCGGCCCATTTAGAAAGTGTAAAACAAGTTGAAGAAGAAGTTGAAAGTGAGAAAGAATTGGTGGATCTAGTTACAGAAGAACCCGAGGCTAAGAGTACGGAGGAGGCTGATCAACCTTCACCATTGATATCAACCACAAACACTGGAGACTTTTTG GGTTTAAATGAAATTAATCCTAGTGCCATTGAACTAGAAGAAAGCAATGCAATGGCTCTTGCCATAGTTCCACCCG GTAATGATCCACCATCTTCAACAACTCGCGGATTAAATGAATTAGTTGGATCAAATTCATCAGGATGGGAGCTAGCATTAGTCTCTACACCAAGCAACAATACTACCCACTTGACGGAAAGCAAATTG gcTGGCGGATTTAATAAGCTATTACTTGATAGCTTGTATGATGATGAGGCTTCTAGGAGACAATTACAATTACAGAATGCAGGCTATGGATATAGTGGAATTTCCATGCAACAAAATCCGTTCGATCAACGAGACCCATTTTTATTGTCAAACAACATAGCACCCCCACCTAATGTGCAGCTAGCAATGATGGCTCAACAACAACAGCAAATGATGCTCTACCAACCACAActacagcagcagcagcagcagcagcagcaacagcagcaACACCACCACCATCAAATGATGATGGTACCTAACCAATATCAGCTACCCCAGTATCCTCAACAACAACTGCAACAATTGGGTTCTGGTAACCCATTTGGAGATCCATTTCATAGCCTCCCACAAAGTGCAACATCGATGCCTCATGGAAACCACAATCTACTTTAG